The genomic stretch GGCCCTCGATGAGGCCCTCGACATCCTTCAGCGCGAACCCGAGGAGGTCGAGATCGAGGTCCTCGAAGAGGGCCCGAAGGGGACCAAGCTGCGCCTGGTGGTGCGGCCCGAGTTCGACGAGGCGCAGGACTGGCTGCTCGACATCCTCGATGAGATGGAGCTCGACTGCTCGGTGGGGCTGATCTTCGACGAGGAGTCGATCACCTTCCACATCGAGACCGAGGACGACGCGGGGATGCTGATCGGCCGCAAGGGCCAGACCCTGGATGCCCTCCAGTACCTTCTCAACGTTGCCTACGGCCCCAAGATCGGCAAGCGCCTGATCGTGGACGTCCACGACTACCGCAAGCGCCACCACGAGAAGCTGGTGGAGCAGGCCCTCGACGCGGTCGATCGGGTCCGCGAGACGGGCCGCTCGCTGCGCCTGCCGCCCATGGGCGCCGCCGACCGCAAGGTCGTCCACAACGAGATCCTGGCCTTCCCCGACATGGAGACGGGCAGCCAGGGCGAGGAGCCCAACCGCTACGTGGTGGTCCACCTCAAGCGCGCGGGGGCCCCGCGACGCGCCTTCTAGGACCTCGATGATCCTCTTCGACACCATCGCCGCCATCGCGACCCCGCCGGGCACCGGCGGGGTCGGCATCGTTCGGCTCAGCGGGCCCGAGAGCCTTTCGATCGCCCAGGCCCTCTTCCGCACTACGACGGACCGCCCGCTCGATCCTCCCCTGGAGGCACGCGAGGGCAAGTCCCTCCACGTGGGCCGGGTCGTGTCTCCCCAGACGGGCGAGACCCTCGACGAGATCGTCATGCTCGTCTTCCGGGCGCCGCGCTCCTACACCACCGAGGACGTGGTCGAGCTCCAGTGCCATGCGGGACCGGCCGTCATGCAGCGGATCCTGGCCGCGGTTCTCTCCCGGGGCGTGCGCCTCGCGGCGCCGGGCGAGTTCACCAAGAGGGCCTTCCTCGGCGGGCGGATCGATTTGACCCAGGCCGAGGCCATCGCGGACGTGTCGAGCGCGCGCACCGAGCGCGCCCTGGCAACAGCCCTCGGCCAGCTCGAAGGACGCCTCGCCCAGGCCACCCGCTCCCTGAGGGATCCCATCAAGCTCCTGCTGGCCGAGCTGGAGGCCTCCATCGACTTCCCCGACGAGATCGATCCGCCGCCAGACGCCCGGATGCGCGAGACCCTCGGGGCCCTCATCGCCCAGGCCGAGCACCTGCTTGCGACCGCCGACGGCGGACGCCTCTTGCGCGAGGGGGCGTCGCTCGCCATCGTGGGGCGCCCCAACGTGGGCAAGTCGAGCCTGCTGAACGCGCTCCTGCAAGCCGAGCGGGCTATCGTGACCGACATCGCGGGCACCACCCGCGACGTGCTGGAGGCGGGGCTCGCCATCAAGGGGGTCCCCTTCCGCGTCCTGGACACGGCGGGGATCCGGGACGAGGGGGCCGACGTGGTGGAGCGCCTCGGCATCGAACGCTCGAAGGAGGCCCTCGCGGAGGCCGACGTGCGGCTGGTGGTGCTGGATGCGGGCGCGGGGCTCACCCCCCACGACGAAGAGATCCTGGAGGCTTCCCGCTCGGCGGGGCCGACCGTGGTGACCTTGAACAAGATCGATCGTTACCCGGAGGTGGAGATCGCGCTTCCCGAGGGCGTTTTGGCCCTGCGGATCTCGGCGGCGACGGGGTCGGGGCTGGCGGATCTGGAACAGGCGATATATGATTTGACCTTGGGAGCGGCGTTATCGCCGATTGCCTCGGTCGCAATCAACGCGCGGCACCAGTCCGCGCTCGCGCGCGCCCGAGAGAGCCTGGAGAGGGCCCTCGAGAGCGTTTCGCGCCAGATGCCGGCCGACTTCGTCGCGATCGATCTGAGGGCTGCAATGGAAGCCCTGGGTGAGATCACCGGCGAGGACCTCAAAGAGGAGGTAATCGATCACATCTTCGCACGCTTTTGCGTGGGAAAATAAATAGCAAGCAGGGGTTATCCCTCGCTTACTTAATTGTGACGATAACGATAGGGTTTTACCCCGTTCATGGCGGAAGTTGCTGATAATTTCGGGTCTTTTACAAAACGTAAAAAGGCTCGCGGCATAAACTCGAAATCATTCTGTTATACTTTTTGAGGAATTCAGTCAAAAAACTCAAGGCTGATGCACCTTGTACCCAACTCAGCAACGTCGGCCCGATCTAGCAAGCGATCCGTCATCCGCTATCGGCATCCTTGAGCGACCGGAGGTTATGCGTGGAAAGTACTCGTAAGTGGTCGTTGACCCCGCAGGAACGTGAAAAGCTCGTCCACGAGTTTATCCCCCTGGTGAAGAAGATTGCGCGCGGTCTCGCCCGCCGCAGCACGGATCCCGTCGAGGATCTGATCCAGGTCGGTTCCATCGGCCTCCTGGAGGCCATCGATCGCTACGAGCTGGGTCACAACACCGAGTTCAAGACCTACGCCGTCCACTACATCACCGGCCACATCCGCCACTACCTGCGCGATCGTCAGAACCTCCTGCGCGGCCCCCGCGCCCTCCAGGAGCTCTCGTACCGCCTGAGCGTCGTGACCGCGAACCTCTCGCACGAGCTCGGCCGCGAGCCGACCAACCAGGAGCTCGCCGACCAGCTCGAGATCACCGTCCACCAGATCGACGAGGTCAAGCAGTACGACAACCGCGTCTCGGTCTACTGGCTCGATCAGGAAGGCCGCAGCGACGACGACGACACCCGTACCCTGCTGGACACCCTGATGGATCCGCGCTCGCAGCGCGACGGTCAGGGGGATCTGGACGAGCGCCTGCTTCTCAAGGAGGCCATGGGCCGCCTTTCCAAGCAGCAGCAGGAGCTGCTCGAGATGCGCTACTTCCAGGACATGACCCAGGCCGAGGTCGCCCGCCGGCTCGGCGTCTCCCAGATGGAGATCTGCCGCCGCCTCAAGCGCGCCGTCAAGCAGCTGCAGAACATCCTCTGCCCCCCGACCGCCGCGCAGGCCTAGCTGGTAACCAAAACGCCGAAGGCCCCCTCCGACGAGGGGGGCCTTTCCCATGGGCTGGACTTCTTGGGTGAACGTTAGCGCAAGCTTAATGGTTGAATAACCGACTTCAGGCGGTGATCGGGCGATAACTCCGGTAGTAGGAGGAACGCCCATGTCAGTTGCGAGGCTTGGATCTTACAACCAGATTCTCCAGTCGCTGCGCCAACTGCTGGCGGGTGCTCCGAGTCAGCAGCCTTCGAGCGCGCCGGCGGCTCCCAAGCCTCCTGTTTCGACCCTCGGGCGCGACGTCTTCATCTCCTCGCTCTCCGTGCCGGCCGCGCCCAAGGCGCCCCTCTCGGCCGATCCCAACACCTTCTTCTTCAGCCAGGTCCTCGATTCGCGCTGGAACCCCAACGCCACCGACGGCAACACCAACTGCGGTCCCGCGAGCCTCGCCATGGCCCTCAAGGCCCTGGGCCTCAAGCCGCCCGGCCTGATCGACGCCAAGAACCCCGAGGCCTGGATCGACCGGACCCGCATGGCGATGGAAGGGGACATGGACGACTTCAAGTTGACGTCGGACGACGACGTGCTGCGCGGGGCCGTCGCGAGCGGCGCCAAGGCCGAGAAGGTCTACGGCCTGGCAGGAGTCGAGGCAGCGATCGCCCAGGGCAAGCCCGTGGTGCTCGCCGGCAACCCGATCGCCTACGAAGGACGCTTCACCGATAGCCAGTACGCCAAGTTCGACGGCGGTCACTTCATCCTGGTGACGGGCATCCAGGGGGACAAGGTCAGCATCAACGATCCCCAGTCCCGCGTCGGCAGCCTCACCATCTCGCGCGCCGAGCTCGCCCAGTACATGGGTTTCCAGGGCTGGAACGTGGGGGTTGCGGTCTCGAAGTAGGGGCTCGCTTTAGAGCCCGCTGCGGCTCTTGATGGCTTCGCGGTCGAAGGCGTACTTGGTCCGGCGTCGCCACTCGCTTGCGATCGACCATTGCTGGAGGGGGGCGGTCTTCATCAGGACTCGCAAGCGGATGCTGTTCTCTTCGAACGCCTGAATTCCCGCGATCTCCGGGAGCGCGAGCACGTCGTTCGGGCGTTCTTCCCAGAGCTTGCGCCCTTCCTCCATCATCAAGCTCAGCGCATGATCCACGTCGGCGTCGTAGGCGACCCCGAGTTCGAGGACGGCACGGGCCCACTCCTTGGAGCGGTTCGAGACGATCTTGATGCTGCCGTTGGGGATGGTGATGAGCTCGCCGGCGGTGTTGCGCAGCTGGGTGATGCGCAGGTTCATGCGCTCGACCAGGCCGCTCTTGCCGTCGATGTCCACCACGTCGCCCACCCCGTACTGGTCCTCGAACAGGATGAAGAAGCCCGAGATCACGTCCTTGACGAGGCTCTGGGCGCCGAAACCGACCGCGAGGCCGACGACCCCGGCGCTCGCCAGGATCGGTGTGATGTTGATGCCGACGGCCGCGAGCACCGAGAGGGTGGTCGCGAAGAGGACCACGGCCCTGAGGGTGCTGCGCAGGATGGTGGTCAGCGTCAGGCTGCGCTGGGCGCGGCGCGGGCTCTGATCGGCGCGCGAGGAATCCTGGAGGGCGCCCTGAATTCGGTCGATCAGGGCGGTGCCGAGGCGTAGCGCCACGAAGGCGAGCCCGATGGTGACGAGGATGCCGATGCCGCGCGTGGTGGCCCAGGTGAGGGCGGCCTCGTCGAGGCGATCGATGGCTCGGGGCAGGGTAGCGAGGGTGGAGGGTGAGATCGTTCCTAGCATGACCTCTTTGTACCCGGAGTCCACTCGTTGGACGCGCCGGGTTCGCAGGAGGGCTAGAACGAGAGCGAGAGGCGGCCGCCGATCTCGGTCAGGGTGCTCGCGTAGGGCGTGCCGGGAGGCTGGTTGAGGCCGTAGACGGGGCCTTGGGCCACGTGGAGGTCCAATTGGGCCAGCCCCAGGTCGAGGGCGACGCCCGCCTGCGGCATGTAGCCGTAGGGATTGCCCGTGACGTAGCTCGGCTGCTGGAAGGGGAAGGCGTAGTGGCCGACGATCCCCGCGTAGGGGGTGAGGGGGCCCAGGGGCAGCTCGAAGTTCGCGCTCGCTTGCCCGACGCCGTAAGTGTAGGTCTCGCCCCGGCCGTCCTTGAGGTAGGCGCCGCCCGCCTCGAAGTTCAGCCTCAAGAAGCGCGTGGGGCCTCCGAACCAGATGAGCGGTACGAAGGCGCCGCGCGCTTCGAGGGTGTCGTTTCCCGCCTTGAGGGCGAGCGTGCGGTAGCCGATGGGCAGGGTGTACTGCAGCTCGGCCTGGGCGGGCGCGGCAAGCGCGCTCACCAGGGCGATCGCTGCGGCTACCGCGGCGGGACGCGACATGGCTATTAGAACCGCTCGAGGTGGTAGACGACGACGGTGGGCTCGTTGGGCGTCTCGGTGACGTCCTTCTTGATGATGCGGTACTTGCCGGCGGGCTTGGTCGTCATGTCCAGGTCTTCCAGGTTGACGAGGTTGCCGACCTTGCCGTCGAAGTCGAGCTCGAGCTCGTACTTGCCCTCATCCCCCTTGAACATGATGATGGCGCGGGTGTCCTTGAGCTGAGGCATGAAGTCCGTCCTGTATGAGTGGTAGGGCGCTAACGGCCTCTATCATAGCAAAGGGGCGCGATCCCGGCGAGATCGGGTGACTGGACTCACGGATCGGCTTGCTTCACCGGGCTAAGGTGGCCTCGACGCCCTTCTTCATGCACCTGCGAGGATCCTTCATGTCTCGTCATCTGCTTTCGATGGTTCTCGTCGTCACCGCCCTCGCGGTCTCGCCGGCCGTGGCCGTCGCCGCCGAGCAACCGACCCTCTCGAACCCCAACGGCCTGGGCCTGAGCGTCTCGACCCTGGCGGGCTCGGGCATCACTTACCGGCGCTGGTTGGACAACGGCGTGGGCTTCCAGGTGGCGGGGGTCCCCTTCATGGGCCTGAAGGACGACGGATCTCTCGGTGGCTTCTACAACATCGGGGCCCAGGTCATGTACGCGCCGCTTCGCTTTGACAGCGTGGCCTTCTACGGCTTGCTGGGGGCCGGGGTGGGCAACAACCTCTACGCCGGGCGCAGCGACGCAGGGATCGCGCCGGGCGTCGGCATGGACTGGTCCCTTTCGCCGAACTTTGCCCTGGTCGCAGCCCTCGGCTATACGGTCTCCATGACCCAGACCCTGAGCCCGCGCCGGACGACCTACGGCCTCTCGCCCGGCTTCACGGTCGGCGGCCTGGTCTGCTTCTAATCGGACGGGCCTTCTCGAACATCGGCTGAAGAATCACGTTTCGCGCATCAGACCGCCTCGCCCTGCCGAGGCGGTCTGGCTTTTGTGAGGATGTCGTGTGTTTCTTGGTGGGTTTGTTTTTATTGTATAGTTATAAGACACTAAAAAAATCATACTTCGTTTCATTGCACGCTTGGAGGCCCCATGAAAGCCGTCTTTACTCGATCCTCCTTGCTCTTGGCGTTGGCCATGGTTGGCTGTGTCACCCCCACCCCTCTCTGGGATACACCGGCCGGCCATGTCGCCGAGCAGGAAACCGGGGCTCTCAAGGTCGAGCTCGGGGCGTTTCGCCCCAAGATCACGGTCAGCTCCTTCCAGGCCCAGGCGCTTCCCGTCGCGACGATCACCCAGGCGCGTCTTACGGTGCGCGGGCATGGGATCGCGACGCCCCTGGTCATGACCGTGCCGGTGAGCAACGGCATCGCGAGCGCCGAGATCCAGAACATTCCCGTTGGCCCCAACCGTCTCATCACGGCCGAAGGGCTCGATACGAACGGTAGTGTGGTGCCCGGGGCGCTGATCCGGGCGATCGCCACCGTGCAGCGAGGGGCGGGCATCGTTTCGCTCACCTGGCATTCGACCCCGGCCGGGAGCGTCGTGGAGCGCCTCCTGGAAAGCGATCTCGCAGCGGGCACGACGCTCGCAAGCTCGGTTTCCGCCAACGACTTGCAAGCGCTGGTCTTGCAGTTGTTGAGTTTGCAGCCGCCCCAGGTGGCGGGTGAGTGGCATCCGAGCTTGATCAAGGCGGAGGCGATCGCCGCCCGGATCCGCGCGAGCAACGGGGCCATCCCTGCCGCCGAGCAGGCATTCATCGCGCAACCGGCCACCCTGCACCTCCAGATCAAGGGCCTCGCCGTGGGCCGCACCCTCAAGGCGCGGGTCAACGACCCGGCCTCGCGGATCCTGGTCGATCTCGGAAACGGCTCCTACCAGTTGCCGTCCATCACGCCGGGGACCTGGACGATGGTCTTCGAGTCCCCCGACTTCGGGGTGGAGAGCGCCGAGGCGATCTTCGGCGAGGGGGCCTCGCGCAGCGTGGTCGTGGACTACTCGGGTAGCGAGCTGGCGACGGTGGACTTCGGTCCGGAGGCGACCGCCTCGGGTGGCGTTTCTTGGCCCACCCCCGCTCCTTCGCCTTGGCCTACCTCCACGCCCAGCCCCACACCTGCACCAACTTCGACCCCCGCCCCCACGCCTCTTGGCGACGCCTTCTACAACCTCCTCATCCGGTTTGATCAGTAGTCTTTAAGGAGCACGAGAAATGACCATGATGCGATACAAGTCCTGGGCGGGGATTGCCCTGAGCATGGCCCTGCTGACCGGATGCGTGGCGGCTCCGGCGCTGATCAAGACCCAGATGCCCACGGTCGTGGGCGAGACCTACGCCTACAACCCGAACCAGCCGGAATACCAGGAGATCATCCCGGTCGGCAAGGACGTGAGCATTCCCCAGGGCAAGGCGGCCATGACCCTGTTCGTCGTGATCCCGCAGAAGCAGCCCCCCAAGGACGAGCGCAACTCGCAGTACATCGAGTTCAGCAACATCCGCCGGGTGGACGTGACCATCACGGGTGAGAACATCGTCCATCCGGTGACGACCTCGATCAACGTCTCGAGTGGCGTCTCGGCGGCGGGCACCGTGGTGCTCCCGGCGGGCCGCAACCAGATCATCACGGCGGTGGGCAGGGATGGCAACGGCAATGTCATCTCGACGGTCAAGGGCGTGGCGACGAGCATAGCCGGTCAGGTCGTGAACGCTGAGGCCAAGTTTGGTACCACTCCGTTGGCTGAGGTGATGGGGGCCCTGAGTCCCTCGGTAGCACCCACCGTCAACATGGCGGCCATCAGCGGGGTGATCAACCCCATCCTGAACCCCACCACCAACAACGGGGTGGTGACCTACGCGACCCACCCGACCTTCGTGAACCCGACGCCCATCGTGAACGCGATCAACGCCCTCATCACGAACGGGGTCCAGCCGGGCGCCATCACGACGGGCACCATCCTGGACCAACTCGGTGGTGCGCAGCCCATCTACACGCCGAGCATGGTGACGGTGCGCTTGCTGGATCCGCAGGGGCAGGTCTACCCCCTGCCCAGCACGAATGCCATTAATGCGAATGCGGAAGATCGGGACGGGGATGGGCTCGCGGACGGCTCGAATTTTTCGTCGGGCCGTTACTATGGCTACATCGGTAGCATCACGCTCTCAGATCCCCTCTCTTCGGAGAATCGATATTTTGACAGCGGCCAGTCCCAGACCAGCATCGGCAACATCGCTCCAGGAACCTATCAGTTGACCTATTATAGTGACAGGGTGTCGTCGAAGCCGTGGATCGTCCTGCCTTACCAGAAAACGGCCACCGTGAGCGTGGCGGCGGGCAGTAACCAGACGGTCGATATCCGCCTGGTGGACGTCTCGAAGCCGGTCTCGGTCGAGGCGACAGGGAGCTTCAGCAGCCGAGCTGATTATGGGGCCTATGAGTGGCATCGCTTCTCGACAGCGCCAAACCTGGTCTACCGCATCAGCTACGACGCCACACAGTCGGGA from bacterium encodes the following:
- a CDS encoding KH domain-containing protein codes for the protein MEQIEHVGKTYQQALDEALDILQREPEEVEIEVLEEGPKGTKLRLVVRPEFDEAQDWLLDILDEMELDCSVGLIFDEESITFHIETEDDAGMLIGRKGQTLDALQYLLNVAYGPKIGKRLIVDVHDYRKRHHEKLVEQALDAVDRVRETGRSLRLPPMGAADRKVVHNEILAFPDMETGSQGEEPNRYVVVHLKRAGAPRRAF
- the mnmE gene encoding tRNA uridine-5-carboxymethylaminomethyl(34) synthesis GTPase MnmE — its product is MLFDTIAAIATPPGTGGVGIVRLSGPESLSIAQALFRTTTDRPLDPPLEAREGKSLHVGRVVSPQTGETLDEIVMLVFRAPRSYTTEDVVELQCHAGPAVMQRILAAVLSRGVRLAAPGEFTKRAFLGGRIDLTQAEAIADVSSARTERALATALGQLEGRLAQATRSLRDPIKLLLAELEASIDFPDEIDPPPDARMRETLGALIAQAEHLLATADGGRLLREGASLAIVGRPNVGKSSLLNALLQAERAIVTDIAGTTRDVLEAGLAIKGVPFRVLDTAGIRDEGADVVERLGIERSKEALAEADVRLVVLDAGAGLTPHDEEILEASRSAGPTVVTLNKIDRYPEVEIALPEGVLALRISAATGSGLADLEQAIYDLTLGAALSPIASVAINARHQSALARARESLERALESVSRQMPADFVAIDLRAAMEALGEITGEDLKEEVIDHIFARFCVGK
- a CDS encoding sigma-70 family RNA polymerase sigma factor; this translates as MESTRKWSLTPQEREKLVHEFIPLVKKIARGLARRSTDPVEDLIQVGSIGLLEAIDRYELGHNTEFKTYAVHYITGHIRHYLRDRQNLLRGPRALQELSYRLSVVTANLSHELGREPTNQELADQLEITVHQIDEVKQYDNRVSVYWLDQEGRSDDDDTRTLLDTLMDPRSQRDGQGDLDERLLLKEAMGRLSKQQQELLEMRYFQDMTQAEVARRLGVSQMEICRRLKRAVKQLQNILCPPTAAQA
- a CDS encoding C39 family peptidase encodes the protein MSVARLGSYNQILQSLRQLLAGAPSQQPSSAPAAPKPPVSTLGRDVFISSLSVPAAPKAPLSADPNTFFFSQVLDSRWNPNATDGNTNCGPASLAMALKALGLKPPGLIDAKNPEAWIDRTRMAMEGDMDDFKLTSDDDVLRGAVASGAKAEKVYGLAGVEAAIAQGKPVVLAGNPIAYEGRFTDSQYAKFDGGHFILVTGIQGDKVSINDPQSRVGSLTISRAELAQYMGFQGWNVGVAVSK
- a CDS encoding mechanosensitive ion channel family protein, translating into MLGTISPSTLATLPRAIDRLDEAALTWATTRGIGILVTIGLAFVALRLGTALIDRIQGALQDSSRADQSPRRAQRSLTLTTILRSTLRAVVLFATTLSVLAAVGINITPILASAGVVGLAVGFGAQSLVKDVISGFFILFEDQYGVGDVVDIDGKSGLVERMNLRITQLRNTAGELITIPNGSIKIVSNRSKEWARAVLELGVAYDADVDHALSLMMEEGRKLWEERPNDVLALPEIAGIQAFEENSIRLRVLMKTAPLQQWSIASEWRRRTKYAFDREAIKSRSGL